The proteins below are encoded in one region of Gimesia chilikensis:
- a CDS encoding TIGR03364 family FAD-dependent oxidoreductase produces MSTQTYQRKYDVIVIGGGVLGAFHAYFAMQRGWKTLLIERDIFPQQASVRNFGLIIPSAMPPGVWRDRALASSEIYEELTRQLGIPLRQAGTQYLAHTEAEADFLKQLADTQQDALCPAKFLNAEETIRSSCCLNPEFCTGSLFFPQDLQLDPGRFFRELINWIACTSDCDYLPKTTAVSVRERSSHCQVKIADGRTFHAQQVIVCSGADLQTLFPEAYIERNVQYCKLQMLKISNPENRTLGTSIASPIALTRYPAFLNAQFLQGINLAGPEPALQEHGIQIWMTQNQDNEFILGDSHAYSVDPPPERMSAEVEELIINYARKMFVKLDFQVTDRWCGIYTEEKSAGLFHKQQGERIQLLTGIGGKGMTTGPGLAKENIGQLSL; encoded by the coding sequence ATGTCGACTCAGACTTACCAGCGAAAATATGATGTCATCGTCATCGGCGGTGGCGTACTTGGTGCGTTTCATGCGTACTTTGCCATGCAGCGGGGCTGGAAAACCCTGCTCATCGAACGGGACATCTTTCCCCAGCAGGCATCCGTCCGTAATTTTGGCCTGATCATTCCCAGTGCCATGCCGCCCGGAGTCTGGCGCGATCGTGCCCTGGCCTCCTCGGAAATTTACGAAGAACTGACCCGTCAGCTGGGGATCCCCCTGCGACAGGCGGGCACACAGTACCTGGCACACACGGAAGCGGAAGCCGATTTCCTGAAACAGCTGGCAGATACGCAACAGGACGCTCTCTGTCCCGCGAAGTTCCTCAACGCCGAAGAGACCATCCGTTCGAGCTGCTGTCTGAATCCCGAATTCTGCACGGGCAGCCTCTTCTTCCCCCAGGATCTGCAACTCGACCCTGGCCGGTTTTTTCGCGAACTCATCAACTGGATTGCCTGTACCTCGGACTGCGATTACCTGCCGAAAACCACGGCGGTCTCGGTGCGGGAACGGAGCAGTCACTGCCAGGTCAAAATCGCAGACGGCAGAACCTTTCATGCACAACAGGTGATTGTCTGCTCCGGCGCTGATCTGCAGACGCTGTTTCCCGAAGCGTATATCGAACGCAACGTGCAGTACTGCAAGCTGCAGATGCTCAAAATCTCCAATCCGGAAAACCGCACACTGGGCACCAGCATCGCCTCGCCGATCGCGCTGACCAGGTATCCCGCGTTTCTGAACGCTCAGTTTCTGCAGGGCATCAATCTGGCGGGCCCCGAACCCGCGCTGCAGGAACATGGCATTCAGATCTGGATGACACAGAACCAGGACAACGAATTCATCCTCGGCGATTCGCACGCGTACTCGGTCGATCCCCCTCCCGAACGCATGTCGGCCGAGGTGGAAGAACTCATCATAAATTATGCGCGAAAGATGTTCGTGAAACTGGATTTTCAGGTCACAGACCGCTGGTGCGGCATTTATACTGAGGAGAAGTCTGCAGGCCTGTTCCACAAACAGCAGGGCGAGCGCATTCAGCTTCTCACCGGCATCGGCGGCAAAGGAATGACGACGGGACCAGGTCTGGCAAAAGAAAATATCGGTCAACTCTCTCTTTGA
- a CDS encoding MFS transporter: protein MSKNPNRNWQLMTLTSLFLGYVGYYICRSNLAVATPLLLDEETGLGITKIQIGTVASVGVMLYAFGKIINGYLADFLGGRQMFLTGMLCSILFSVFFGLAGGLTLFIVIWAGNRFVQSMGWVALVKTASRWFPVQWHATVMAILSLSFLFGDAFARVYLGSLIMLGEKYSSLSFMANWRTVFFVAAGTLTAIAVFVYFTLKSSPIDVGLEEPEANPLNVFGAEGNHAQRISIKEVLKPLVASPLFWLICVMNFSLTLVRETFNFWTPTFLNEVAQFDIGSAAVGSMLFPLVGGCSALLAGILSDRLRGRHGRVVLPSLILLVLSLTLLSTVDVTGKPYLALTLLSLVAFFLMAPYSFLSGVMAIDLGGKRGCSTVAGLVDSAGYLGAILSGHTVGMIAQYYGWKMAFGGLAGICCTAIIAGVIYWMIQEREMNLAQTLSEINPPEANDVTPG, encoded by the coding sequence ATGTCCAAGAACCCCAATCGCAACTGGCAGCTCATGACTCTGACGAGCCTGTTTCTCGGCTACGTCGGATACTACATCTGCCGGTCTAACCTGGCCGTCGCCACGCCACTGCTGCTGGATGAAGAAACCGGTCTGGGCATCACTAAAATTCAGATCGGCACCGTCGCCTCGGTCGGCGTCATGCTGTATGCCTTTGGAAAAATCATCAACGGCTACCTGGCCGACTTCCTCGGAGGTCGCCAGATGTTTCTGACAGGCATGCTCTGTTCGATTCTGTTTTCCGTATTTTTCGGGCTGGCGGGTGGGCTGACCCTGTTCATCGTCATCTGGGCCGGCAACCGATTTGTGCAGTCCATGGGCTGGGTCGCGCTGGTCAAAACCGCATCGCGCTGGTTCCCCGTACAATGGCATGCGACCGTGATGGCCATTCTTTCGCTCTCATTTCTGTTTGGCGATGCCTTCGCTCGTGTCTACCTGGGCAGCCTGATCATGCTCGGAGAGAAATATAGTTCACTCAGTTTTATGGCCAACTGGCGCACCGTCTTCTTTGTCGCCGCAGGGACGTTAACGGCGATCGCGGTCTTTGTTTACTTCACCCTGAAGTCGAGCCCCATCGATGTCGGCCTGGAAGAACCGGAAGCCAACCCGCTCAACGTCTTTGGGGCAGAAGGTAACCACGCGCAGCGAATTTCGATCAAAGAGGTACTCAAGCCCCTGGTCGCCAGTCCGCTGTTCTGGCTGATCTGCGTCATGAACTTCAGCCTGACGCTGGTCCGTGAAACGTTTAATTTCTGGACACCGACCTTTTTGAATGAAGTGGCACAATTCGATATCGGATCGGCGGCGGTGGGCAGTATGCTGTTTCCGCTGGTAGGCGGTTGTTCGGCCCTGCTCGCCGGCATCCTTTCGGATCGATTACGCGGCCGCCACGGTCGGGTCGTGTTACCCAGCCTGATTCTGCTCGTGCTCTCGCTGACCCTGTTGAGTACCGTCGATGTGACCGGCAAGCCTTACCTGGCATTAACGTTGTTGTCACTCGTCGCATTTTTCCTGATGGCTCCCTACTCCTTCCTGTCCGGCGTGATGGCCATTGACCTGGGAGGCAAACGGGGCTGTTCGACTGTCGCGGGACTCGTCGATTCCGCCGGCTACCTGGGTGCCATCCTGTCCGGACATACGGTCGGCATGATTGCCCAGTACTACGGCTGGAAGATGGCCTTCGGCGGACTGGCCGGCATCTGCTGTACCGCCATCATTGCCGGTGTCATTTACTGGATGATCCAGGAACGTGAAATGAACCTGGCGCAAACCCTGTCCGAAATTAATCCCCCGGAGGCAAACGATGTCACCCCTGGTTGA
- a CDS encoding phosphonate degradation HD-domain oxygenase → MSPLVETREILDEIRTLFAEKGNDMYAGEPVSQTEHALQAASAAELEQASPELITAALLHDVGHLLHKHSEDCAIQGIDDLHERIGAAWLKQHFPEAVTEPIRLHVDAKRYRCATDEEYLSRLSPASVLSLELQGGPFDAREQKQFENNPWYEEALRLRTWDEAAKIPGLATPDLEYFLTFVQRVLEHPVDLN, encoded by the coding sequence ATGTCACCCCTGGTTGAGACGCGTGAAATTCTGGATGAGATCCGTACGCTCTTCGCTGAGAAGGGCAACGACATGTATGCCGGCGAACCCGTTTCACAGACGGAACACGCTCTGCAGGCGGCCTCCGCAGCCGAGCTGGAACAGGCATCACCAGAACTGATCACCGCAGCCCTGCTGCACGATGTGGGCCATCTGCTGCACAAGCACTCCGAAGACTGTGCCATACAGGGCATTGATGATCTGCACGAACGCATTGGCGCCGCCTGGCTGAAGCAGCACTTCCCCGAAGCGGTCACCGAACCCATCCGCCTGCACGTGGATGCCAAACGATACCGCTGTGCCACCGACGAAGAATACCTGTCCCGCCTGTCCCCCGCCTCCGTATTGAGCCTGGAACTGCAGGGCGGTCCCTTCGATGCACGCGAACAGAAACAGTTTGAAAACAATCCCTGGTACGAGGAAGCGCTCCGCCTGCGGACCTGGGATGAAGCGGCCAAAATTCCCGGCTTAGCGACGCCGGATCTGGAATATTTTTTAACCTTTGTCCAACGGGTGCTGGAGCATCCCGTGGACCTCAACTGA
- the phnX gene encoding phosphonoacetaldehyde hydrolase: protein MQPTQIKLVIFDWAGTTIDHGCFAPISAFIKAFKACGVEVTPQQARGPMGLHKQDHIRSLFQLDEIASQWEALHQRPWSEDDVKQIYETFMPLQIEEAKLYTELVPGLCASLAPLKERGIKIGSTTGYPRVVADPILMSAREQGYSPDFSMCADEVPAGRPAPWMIYRNMETLGVYPPRAVIKVGDTVPDIEAGLNAGTWTVGLTQTGSEVGLSVSELEALTPEEKQQRLQAAETKLKNAGAHFVIPTLEGLSAIIDQIEAGSVPYGC, encoded by the coding sequence ATGCAACCGACACAGATTAAACTCGTAATTTTTGACTGGGCCGGCACAACCATCGACCATGGCTGTTTCGCCCCGATCTCCGCCTTCATCAAAGCCTTCAAGGCCTGTGGTGTCGAGGTCACCCCGCAACAGGCACGCGGACCGATGGGCCTGCATAAACAGGATCATATCCGCAGTCTGTTTCAGCTCGACGAAATCGCCAGCCAGTGGGAAGCACTCCACCAGCGCCCCTGGTCTGAAGACGATGTGAAACAGATCTACGAAACGTTCATGCCACTGCAGATCGAGGAAGCGAAACTCTATACCGAACTGGTCCCCGGCCTGTGTGCGTCACTCGCGCCGCTCAAGGAACGGGGAATTAAAATCGGTTCCACGACCGGCTACCCGCGCGTGGTGGCCGACCCGATTCTCATGTCCGCACGCGAACAGGGTTACTCTCCCGACTTTTCCATGTGTGCCGACGAGGTCCCCGCCGGCCGTCCTGCTCCCTGGATGATCTACCGCAATATGGAAACGCTCGGCGTCTATCCCCCCCGCGCAGTGATCAAAGTCGGCGACACCGTGCCTGACATTGAAGCGGGCCTGAATGCAGGCACCTGGACGGTCGGTCTGACCCAGACCGGCAGCGAAGTCGGACTAAGCGTCTCCGAACTGGAGGCCCTCACTCCGGAAGAAAAACAGCAGCGTTTACAGGCTGCCGAAACCAAACTCAAAAACGCAGGCGCTCACTTTGTCATCCCGACACTCGAAGGGCTGTCCGCCATCATTGACCAGATTGAAGCAGGTAGTGTGCCCTATGGATGCTGA
- the phnW gene encoding 2-aminoethylphosphonate--pyruvate transaminase — protein sequence MDADIPYLLLTPGPLTTTRTVREAMLADYSTWDVDYNQRVVEIRERLVQLATTEPGYTSVLMQGSGTFAVEATIGSVIPPDGKLLLISNGAYGDRIGQIADCLKIPRVTLSCPETESPDLDRIRQTLADDASITHVALVHCETTTGMLNPAREVGQIVADAGRDYILDAMSSFGGIPLTMEEFHIDYLISSANKCIQGVPGFGFVIARQQKLEQTKGYARSLSLDLYDQWNEMEQKGGKWRYTSPTHVVNAFLQALNELDSEGDVTARHARFVENQTTLVREMEQRGLCTLLPRELQSPIITSFYYPEFDGFSFNSFYDELKRRRYVIYPGKISQAETFRIGNIGHVFPEDMEQLVAQIELVLAEMQVTSGQTTSG from the coding sequence ATGGATGCTGATATTCCTTACTTACTGTTGACCCCCGGTCCCCTGACGACAACCAGAACCGTCCGCGAAGCGATGCTGGCCGACTATTCAACGTGGGATGTGGACTACAATCAGCGCGTGGTAGAAATCCGCGAACGACTCGTGCAGCTGGCGACAACCGAACCCGGTTATACGTCGGTCCTGATGCAGGGGAGCGGAACGTTTGCCGTCGAAGCGACCATCGGCTCGGTCATTCCCCCCGATGGGAAACTGCTGCTGATTTCTAACGGTGCCTACGGCGATCGCATTGGCCAGATCGCCGACTGCCTGAAGATCCCCCGCGTCACCCTTTCCTGTCCGGAAACCGAGAGCCCCGATCTGGATCGGATCCGCCAGACCCTGGCCGACGACGCCTCGATCACGCATGTGGCTCTGGTGCACTGTGAAACGACCACCGGCATGCTGAACCCGGCCCGGGAAGTGGGTCAGATCGTCGCGGACGCAGGTCGCGATTATATTCTGGACGCGATGTCCTCCTTCGGCGGCATCCCGCTGACGATGGAAGAATTTCACATCGACTACCTGATTTCATCCGCCAATAAATGTATTCAGGGAGTTCCCGGATTCGGATTCGTGATTGCCCGTCAGCAGAAACTGGAACAGACGAAAGGCTATGCCCGCTCGCTGAGCCTGGATCTGTATGATCAATGGAACGAAATGGAACAGAAAGGGGGCAAGTGGCGCTACACTTCCCCGACGCATGTGGTGAATGCGTTTCTGCAGGCGTTGAACGAACTGGACTCTGAAGGGGACGTCACCGCCCGGCATGCCCGTTTCGTCGAGAACCAGACGACGCTCGTCCGGGAAATGGAACAGCGGGGACTGTGCACCCTGCTGCCCCGGGAACTGCAGTCACCCATCATCACGTCCTTCTATTATCCTGAATTCGATGGCTTCTCCTTTAACAGTTTCTACGATGAACTCAAACGCCGCCGGTATGTAATTTATCCCGGTAAAATCAGTCAGGCTGAGACGTTCCGCATCGGTAACATCGGCCATGTTTTCCCCGAGGACATGGAGCAACTGGTCGCTCAGATCGAACTGGTCCTGGCTGAAATGCAGGTTACATCTGGACAGACCACATCAGGTTAA
- a CDS encoding zinc-binding dehydrogenase gives MSDPCVSIILTGDTPALQRTEVKRPRLQPGEVLVEILCCTICGSDLHTYEGTRSTPCPTILGHEMVGRVVDLHPEHLTVDFLNRPVNVGDRITWSVAVACQKCEYCRRGLTQKCTSLFKYGHQKLTDENYLSGGLASHCHLVKGTTIFKVPASLPDQIASPANCATATVMAAFRLAGEIKDRSVLILGAGMLGITATAVAKSRGAASVIVSDINPQRVQRGLEFGATHSILVKKDQPLHSEVHHLTQGRGVDFVFDMTGVPDVIESGLEALDIGGTMILVGSVYPARPLQVSAEQVVRRLLKIEGIHNYVDLDLANALNFLERYQHTYPFQKLCDQSYSLEEVTQAFEATGEHHSYRVAVLPQKKS, from the coding sequence ATGAGCGATCCCTGCGTCTCGATCATCCTGACAGGTGACACACCTGCCTTGCAGCGTACCGAAGTCAAACGACCCCGGCTCCAGCCTGGCGAAGTCCTGGTTGAGATCTTATGTTGCACGATCTGCGGCAGTGATCTGCATACCTACGAGGGCACGCGTTCCACTCCCTGCCCGACCATCCTGGGACATGAAATGGTCGGACGCGTTGTCGATCTGCATCCGGAACATCTCACTGTCGATTTTCTCAACCGGCCGGTCAACGTTGGAGATCGCATTACCTGGTCGGTGGCAGTCGCCTGTCAGAAGTGTGAGTACTGTCGCCGGGGACTGACCCAGAAATGCACGAGCCTGTTCAAGTACGGTCACCAGAAACTGACTGACGAGAACTACCTGAGTGGCGGCCTGGCCAGTCATTGTCACCTGGTCAAAGGAACCACGATCTTCAAAGTCCCCGCGTCACTCCCCGATCAGATTGCGAGCCCGGCCAACTGTGCCACCGCGACCGTCATGGCCGCCTTTCGGCTGGCAGGTGAGATCAAAGATCGAAGCGTTCTGATTCTGGGAGCGGGTATGCTGGGTATTACGGCAACCGCCGTGGCGAAGTCCCGAGGTGCTGCTTCTGTCATCGTCAGCGACATCAACCCGCAACGGGTGCAGCGCGGACTGGAATTCGGTGCGACCCATTCGATCCTGGTCAAAAAAGATCAACCGCTGCACTCAGAAGTTCATCATCTGACCCAGGGGCGGGGCGTGGACTTCGTCTTCGACATGACCGGCGTTCCCGATGTGATCGAAAGCGGTCTGGAAGCGCTGGACATTGGCGGAACGATGATTCTGGTCGGCTCGGTCTATCCGGCCCGTCCGCTGCAAGTCTCCGCGGAACAGGTTGTCCGCAGGCTGCTGAAGATCGAAGGCATTCACAATTATGTCGATCTCGATCTGGCGAATGCCCTGAATTTTCTCGAACGCTACCAGCACACATATCCGTTTCAGAAACTCTGCGATCAAAGCTATTCGCTGGAAGAAGTCACACAGGCGTTCGAAGCTACCGGCGAGCATCACTCTTACCGGGTAGCGGTTCTACCTCAAAAAAAATCCTGA